One window from the genome of Salvia miltiorrhiza cultivar Shanhuang (shh) chromosome 7, IMPLAD_Smil_shh, whole genome shotgun sequence encodes:
- the LOC130994907 gene encoding pentatricopeptide repeat-containing protein At1g09900-like — protein MILHVIDGLCKSGQVIAARDWLHRLESSGWSPHVEAYNALIDGLCREGKMEEVWNALESMRQQNVCPDVFTFTILINAYCNEGKMEDVNNAKRLFDSMIERGLKPDVVTYSSLINGYCKKGSLDEAWLLFLEIPSKGLKHNAHTYTTMIHALFRKDRFVEGWKLFEDMEAQQVDPNLHTYNILLDGLCRNGEIDEALSLLHKINAKGFTPDIVTYGSLIDGLCKSGKRDVAIDLLRELPSKGLQPNVWIYTMIIDSLCREEYVEEAERLLVEMKNRGCERNRVAYNIIIRSLLKQNELHKATSFMRQKGLSADFATSSLPTDQAEEQNGDDFFLKLMKNLAPKKIVS, from the coding sequence ATGATTCTGCACGTGATAGATGGGCTGTGCAAATCTGGACAGGTCATTGCAGCCCGTGACTGGCTTCATAGATTAGAAAGTAGTGGGTGGAGTCCCCATGTTGAGGCTTATAACGCACTAATTGATGGATTATGCAGGGAAGGAAAGATGGAAGAGGTTTGGAATGCTTTAGAAAGTATGAGACAACAAAATGTTTGTCCTGATGTCTTCACTTTCACCATATTGATTAATGCATATTGTAATGAAGGAAAGATGGAAGATGTGAACAATGCAAAACGACTATTTGATTCCATGATAGAGAGGGGCCTTAAACCCGATGTTGTTACCTATAGTAGCTTAATCAATGGATATTGCAAGAAAGGGAGCCTCGATGAAGCTTGGCTTCTTTTTCTTGAAATTCCGAGTAAAGGTTTGAAGCATAATGCACATACTTATACTACCATGATACATGCATTATTTAGGAAAGATAGATTTGTTGAGGGCTGGAAGCTTTTTGAGGATATGGAAGCTCAACAAGTAGATCCCAACTTGCAtacttataatatattattggaTGGGCTCTGTAGGAATGGGGAGATTGATGAAGCTCTTTCATTACTCCACAAGATTAATGCGAAAGGATTTACTCCTGACATAGTGACGTATGGCTCGCTAATTGATGGATTATGCAAAAGTGGCAAACGTGATGTTGCAATAGATCTTTTGAGGGAACTTCCTTCTAAAGGTTTGCAGCCTAATGTTTGGATATATACAATGATCATTGATTCACTTTGTCGAGAAGAATATGTGGAGGAGGCAGAACGTTTGCTTGTAGAGATGAAGAACCGTGGCTGTGAGCGTAATCGTGTGGCATACAACATTATCATCCGAAGTTTGCTAAAGCAAAATGAGCTTCACAAGGCAACATCATTCATGCGCCAAAAGGGATTATCAGCAGATTTTGCAACTTCTTCGCTGCCAACTGATCAAGCGGAAGAACAAAATGGAGatgatttttttcttaaattgatGAAGAACCTTGCTCCCAAGAAAATTGTATCGTAG
- the LOC130994415 gene encoding NADP-dependent malic enzyme-like: MSCCGEDSYSLRARGLCLEVASSNGADVQWSSILYVLGAPSLPLHAYFASQTYQERNEKLFYKLLIDNVEELLPVVYTPTVGEACQKYGSIFRRPQGLYISLKEKGRILEVLKNWPEKSIQVIVVTDGERILGLGDLGCQGMGIPVGKLSLYTALGGVRPSACLPVTIDVGTNNKKLLDDEFYIGLKQNRATGQEYYELLEEFMSAVKQNYGEKVLVQFEDFANHNAFELLSKYRSSHLVFNDDIQGTASVVLAGLVAALKLVGGTLADHRFLFLGAGEAGTGIAELIALEISKKTNTPLEEARKKIWLVDSKGLIVSSRRESLQHFKKPWAHEHEPVKELLAAVKAIKPTVLIGTSSVGKAFTKEVVEAMASMNKKPLILALSNPTSQSECTAEEAYTWSEGRAIFASGSPFDSVEYNGKLFVPGQANNAYIFPGFGLGLIMSGTIRIHDDLLLAASEALAAQVTEENYAKGLIYPPFTNIRKISAHIAATVAAKAYELGLASRLPRPKDLVKFAESCMYTPVYGSYR, from the exons ATGTCATGCTGC GGCGAGGATTCATATAGCCTTAGAGCCAGAGGCCTTTGTCTCGAAGTTGCAAGCAGCAATGGTGCCGACGTGCAGTGGAGTTCGATTCTCTATGTGCTTGGTGCCCCAAGTT TACCACTGCATGCTTATTTTGCATCTCAAACTTACCAGGAGAGGAATGAAAAGCTGTTCTACAAGCTTCTCATCGACAATGTCGAAGAGCTTCTCCCAGTAGTCTACACTCCTACAGTTGGTGAGGCCTGCCAGAAGTATGGTAGCATCTTCCGTCGTCCACAGGGTCTCTACATCAGCTTGAAAGAGAA GGGAAGGATTCTTGAAGTGCTGAAAAATTGGCCCGAGAAGTCTATCCAAGTTATTGTGGTAACAGACGGTGAGCGCATTTTAGGGCTCGGAGATCTTGGTTGCCAG GGGATGGGGATTCCTGTCGGGAAACTTTCTTTGTATACGGCTCTTGGTGGAGTTCGTCCCTCAGCT TGCTTGCCCGTAACCATTGACGTCGGCACAAACAACAAGAAGTTATTAGATGATGAATTCTACATTGGTCTGAAGCAGAATAGAGCAACTGGGCAG GAATATTATGAACTTCTAGAAGAGTTCATGTCTGCTGTTAAACAGAACTATGGGGAGAAGGTCTTGGTACAG TTTGAAGATTTTGCAAACCACAATGCCTTTGAACTACTTTCCAAATACCGATCGAGTCATCTTGTGTTCAATGACGATATCCAG GGTACAGCCTCCGTGGTTCTTGCCGGGCTCGTTGCAGCCTTGAAACTAGTTGGTGGAACTCTAGCAGATCATAGGTTCTTATTCTTGGGTGCTGGAGAG GCCGGGACTGGTATAGCTGAACTTATCGCTCTCGAGATATCTAAAAAG ACAAATACTCCATTGGAAGAGGCCAGGAAAAAGATTTGGCTGGTGGATTCTAAG GGTCTGATTGTCAGTTCACGTAGAGAGTCTCTGCAGCATTTCAAGAAGCCTTGGGCACACGAGCACGAGCCAGTCAAGGAACTATTAGCTGCTGTTAAG GCAATCAAGCCGACTGTCTTGATAGGGACTTCGAGTGTTGGAAAAGCTTTCACGAAGGAAGTAGTCGAGGCCATGGCATCCATGAACAAG AAACCTCTCATACTCGCTCTGTCAAACCCGACCTCACAATCAGAATGTACGGCTGAAGAAGCGTACACATGGAGTGAG GGGCGCGCCATATTTGCTAGTGGAAGCCCGTTCGACTCTGTAGAGTACAACGGGAAGCTTTTCGTGCCTGGTCAGGCTAACAATGCTTACATATTCCCCGGGTTTGGTTTAGGTTTGATCATGTCCGGAACAATACGTATACACGACGACCTGCTATTAGCAGCCT CTGAAGCTTTGGCAGCTCAAGTGACAGAGGAGAACTACGCGAAAGGACTGATATACCCCCCGTTTACGAATATTAGGAAGATCTCAGCACATATTGCAGCTACCGTAGCTGCAAAGGCATACGAACTCG GTTTGGCGTCGCGTCTTCCCCGTCCGAAAGATCTCGTCAAGTTTGCAGAGAGCTGTATGTACACACCAGTCTACGGAAGCTATCGCTAA
- the LOC130994416 gene encoding putative late blight resistance protein homolog R1A-3 → MAAYAALASLLNNIEQMMRHPTLSTSFDNIQIQFLEEKAALLLDFIETYNYVGGVSEEVQDLESLIASAAHTAEDMIESHIVNQLLPLSAHDREAAFSFSLYLQKKRAIEEKNEAAVGDVDQFHGESNLSNFDYLRQIIEDMDAIIHKASELKEKQRFREEHSTPPLTLSLTRTREETAVVGFGDELIQLLDELTGDRSNLHIISIVGMGGMGKTTLAKNIYAHQLIIERFDIRAWATVSHQYNAEQILQQLVFGQGKSSDKNVDELGEQLHKTLFGRRYLIILDDIWSVEAWDEVRRFFPDNGNGSRIVLTTRLSEVANNCGSSCFAKNFLDENKSWELFCKKAFQNEDCPTELEEVGKEIVRLCKGLALSIVVIGGSLRKSPRTVRYWKSVAKDIESSPNSKEKQESLDVLISSYNHLPSHLKPCFLHIGVLKHITDESLNISRIIQLWVGEGFLKSNGGRVLEEIAEDYLKELVDRNLILVGRRSKNGKMKSCDIHDLLRDLCLKVGEQQGLFNVISGGPIQGTERRLVCNKAHWWSDNDRPLLTRSMVGYVGFYMDTYKHRLLRIFDAEYYEEVKELFGGVNLRCLAGVRAMGCDVFELPSSISLVWNLHSLIFQKASWSRSRVVAPIEIWKMRQLRHIQCANGIYLPHPNGQLQDEFLILENFQTLGKAVNLRLSEDVCNIIPNIKILHLEYDRDLEGYDDSLMECLCNLDRLHKLESLKLEVGFRWRRMYSKLNEIVSFPRSLNKLRLSRIDFEWDDLTMIGSLPILEVLRIEFNWNGSTWSPVDGQFQRLKFLKIDWGNLTCWNADSCHFPILEKLLLCRLLELEEIPWGIGEIPTLKLIHLDRCSNSVAISAIKIKDEQLQYQENDDDLQIQIRVDEYKLESFMAMVETEGLTLDHNSLAPVHPAKTQLLESDTVSNLTSTLSSSSVTATPYKHISIETPYTDKSEMDSLKMGGSVEAEVLIKHLREAKVQVSKSKDVGPSKNVVEALINIIIEEFRGSVYEEDEWLDKLLSSLVPQFEFKWILH, encoded by the exons ATGGCAGCTTATGCAGCTCTTGCTTCTCTCTTGAACAACATTGAGCAGATGATGAGGCATCCTaccctttccacttctttcgaCAACATTCAGATCCAATTTCTTGAGGAGAAGGCTGCTTTGTTGCTTGATTTCATTGAGACCTATAACTATGTTGGTGGAGTTAGCGAAGAAGTACAAGATCTCGAAAGCCTAATCGCATCTGCAGCTCATACAGCTGAAGATATGATTGAATCTCACATCGTCAATCAACTCCTTCCTCTTTCAGCTCATGATCGCGAAGcagctttcagtttttcttTGTATCTACAGAAAAAAAGggcaattgaagagaaaaatgAAGCTGCAGTTGGAGATGTTGATCAATTTCATGGTGAATCTAACCTCAGCAACTTTGACTATCTGCGGCAGATAATTGAAGACATGGATGCTATCATCCACAAGGCCAGTGAGTTGAAGGAGAAACAGAGATTCAGAGAGGAGCATTCAACGCCTCCTCTTACTCTTAGTCTTACTCGGACCAGAGAAGAAACTGCTGTGGTGGGATTTGGTGATGAGTTGATTCAACTTCTTGACGAGCTCACCGGTGATCGATCCAATCTGCATATCATCTCAATCGTGGGTATGGGCGGCATGGGTAAGACTACTCTTGCCAAAAATATTTATGCTCATCAACTCATCATTGAACGCTTTGATATTCGTGCTTGGGCTACCGTATCCCATCAATACAATGCTGAACAAATTCTTCAACAACTTGTTTTTGGCCAAGGAAAATCCTCTGATAAAAATGTAGATGAATTAGGGGAACAATTGCATAAAACTTTATTTGGTAGAAGATATTTGATCATATTAGATGACATATGGAGTGTTGAAGCTTGGGATGAAGTGAGGCGTTTCTTTCCCGACAATGGAAATGGAAGCCGCATTGTTCTAACTACTAGGTTGTCAGAGGTGGCTAACAATTGTGGCTCTTCGTGCTTTGCGAAGAATTTTCTAGATGAGAATAAAAGTTGGGAATTATTCTGTAAGAAGGCATTCCAAAATGAAGATTGCCCTACTGAACTTGAAGAAGTTGGAAAGGAGATTGTTAGATTATGCAAAGGACTAGCATTGTCTATTGTTGTGATTGGTGGGAGTCTTCGAAAGTCTCCTAGGACTGTACGATATTGGAAGAGTGTTGCCAAAGATATAGAATCAAGTCCCAACTCAAAAGAGAAGCAAGAAAGCTTAGATGTATTGATTTCAAGTTATAACCACTTGCCTTCTCATCTAAAGCCTTGCTTTCTTCATATTGGAGTTCTTAAGCATATAACGGATGAGAGCCTCAATATCTCGAGAATCATCCAACTTTGGGTTGGTGAGGGATTTTTGAAATCAAATGGAGGGCGAGTTTTGGAAGAGATTGCAGAGGATTACTTGAAAGAACTTGTTGATAGAAATCTGATATTGGTGGGCAGACGAAGTAAAAATGGGAAGATGAAAAGTTGTGATATTCATGATCTTTTAAGAGATCTATGCTTAAAAGTAGGTGAGCAACAAGGGCTTTTTAATGTGATCAGTGGAGGCCCTATACAAGGCACAGAACGCCGCCTGGTATGTAATAAGGCTCATTGGTGGTCGGACAATGATAGACCCTTACTTACACGCTCTATGGTGGGATATGTGGGGTTTTACATGGACACTTATAAACATAGATTGCTGAGAATTTTTGATGCAGAATATTACGAAGAAGTCAAAGAATTATTTGGGGGTGTTAACTTGCGCTGCCTTGCAGGCGTTCGTGCCATGGGCTGCGACGTGTTTGAGCTACCTAGTTCAATATCCTTGGTATGGAATTTGCATTCTTTAATCTTTCAGAAAGCTTCGTGGTCGCGTTCTCGAGTTGTTGCACCAATTGAAATTTGGAAGATGCGACAGCTGAGGCATATCCAGTGTGCTAATGGAATTTATCTTCCTCATCCCAACGGACAATTGCAAGATGAGTTTTTAATCTTGGAAAATTTTCAGACTCTTGGGAAAGCAGTGAATTTGAGGTTGAGTGAGGATGTGTGCAACATCATTCCCAACATCAAGATATTGCATCTTGAATATGATCGTGACTTGGAAGGATACGATGATAGTTTGATGGAGTGTTTGTGTAATCTTGATCGCTTGCATAAACTTGAATCACTCAAATTGGAAGTCGGATTTAGGTGGAGGCGGATGTATTCTAAGCTGAATGAGATAGTCTCATTTCCGAGATCGCTAAACAAGTTGAGGTTGAGTAGGATCGATTTTGAATGGGATGATCTGACAATGATTGGTTCGCTGCCCATACTGGAAGTTCTCCGGATAGAATTTAACTGGAATGGCAGCACGTGGAGTCCTGTTGATGGGCAATTTCAACGCCTCAAGTTCTTGAAAATTGATTGGGGTAATCTGACATGTTGGAATGCAGATAGTTGTCATTTCCCAATTCTGGAGAAGCTTCTTCTTTGTCGTCTATTAGAGTTGGAAGAGATCCCATGGGGTATTGGTGAGATACCAACACTCAAACTTATTCATCTGGATCGATGTAGTAACTCTGTTGCGATTTCAGCTATCAAAATAAAAGATGAGCAGCTCCAATATCAGGAAAATGATGATGACCTTCAAATCCAAATTCGTGTCGACGAATATAAACTGGAGAGCTTCATGGCAATGGTGGAAACAGAGGGCTTGACACTCGATCAT AACTCTTTGGCTCCAGTTCATCCAGCAAAGACACAATTATTAGAGTCAGATACTGTCTCGAATCTGACTTCAACGCTATCCTCCTCCTCCGTGACTGCTACTCCTTACAAGCACATTTCCATTGAAACGCCCTACACCGACAAATCTGAGATGGATTCTCTCAAAATGGGAGGATCAGTTGAGGCAGAGGTACTGATAAAACATTTAAGAGAAGCTAAGGTTCAAGTCTCGAAATCAAAAGATGTCGGCCCTTCAAAGAATGTCGTGGAGGCTCTCATAAACATCATCATCGAAGAGTTTCGTGGTAGTGTTTATGAAGAGGATGAATGGCTTGATAAACTCCTGTCGA GTTTGGTTCCTCAGTTCGAGTTCAAATGGATCCTTCACTAG